The proteins below come from a single Dermatophilaceae bacterium Soc4.6 genomic window:
- a CDS encoding rhodanese-like domain-containing protein, with product MTPTHQPEIDPTTAAQRVRDGGALLLDPAALSSGRAVIAVCRSGARSSRAVATLTAAGVRATSLTGGRQAWQAAGLPVVSDGESPGRVM from the coding sequence ATGACCCCCACCCACCAGCCCGAGATCGACCCGACGACGGCCGCACAGCGTGTTCGCGACGGCGGGGCTCTCCTCCTCGACCCCGCTGCCCTCTCCTCCGGACGCGCGGTCATCGCCGTCTGCCGCTCCGGCGCGCGGTCGTCCCGGGCCGTCGCCACGCTGACGGCAGCCGGGGTGCGCGCGACGAGCCTCACCGGCGGTAGGCAGGCGTGGCAGGCCGCCGGACTGCCCGTCGTCTCCGACGGCGAGAGCCCCGGAAGGGTGATGTGA
- a CDS encoding sulfite exporter TauE/SafE family protein, protein MLALAILGGVVIGLSLGALGGGGSILTVPVLVYALGQPPQEATTASLIIVGITAITATVGHARAGRVQWRAAGIFGVLGVAASVGGSAVNRLVNPQVLLLAFAALMIVAALAMFARTRSDSSAAPGEHEDGRRPRGLRAASRIVITALVVGFLTGFLGVGGGFLIVPALVLAMGFTMPVAVGTSLVVISITSLGAFIERLGSGAVPWAVVVPFTLAAIAGSLAGKRVADRISGTSLTRAFAALLVAVAGYVAIRAGLAV, encoded by the coding sequence ATGCTTGCCCTCGCCATCCTCGGGGGGGTCGTCATCGGTCTCTCCCTCGGTGCGCTGGGCGGCGGCGGCTCCATCCTCACCGTGCCCGTGCTGGTCTACGCCCTCGGTCAGCCACCGCAGGAGGCCACGACCGCCTCGTTGATCATCGTCGGCATCACCGCGATCACCGCCACGGTCGGGCACGCCCGGGCCGGCCGGGTGCAGTGGCGGGCCGCGGGGATCTTCGGAGTCCTCGGCGTCGCCGCCTCCGTCGGCGGCTCGGCGGTCAACCGCCTGGTCAACCCCCAGGTGCTGCTCCTGGCCTTCGCCGCCCTGATGATCGTCGCCGCCCTCGCGATGTTCGCGCGCACCCGCTCCGACTCCTCCGCCGCACCCGGCGAGCACGAGGACGGCAGACGCCCCCGGGGGCTGCGGGCTGCCTCTCGTATTGTCATCACCGCGCTCGTCGTCGGCTTCCTCACCGGCTTCCTCGGCGTCGGCGGCGGCTTCCTCATCGTCCCGGCCCTGGTGCTGGCGATGGGCTTCACCATGCCCGTCGCCGTGGGCACGTCACTGGTCGTCATCTCCATCACCAGCCTCGGCGCCTTCATCGAGCGGCTCGGCAGCGGCGCGGTACCGTGGGCCGTCGTGGTCCCCTTCACCCTCGCCGCCATCGCAGGGTCCCTCGCGGGCAAGCGGGTGGCCGACCGCATCTCGGGCACCAGCCTCACCCGCGCCTTCGCCGCCCTGCTGGTTGCCGTCGCCGGGTACGTCGCCATCCGAGCGGGATTGGCGGTGTGA